From Anastrepha obliqua isolate idAnaObli1 chromosome 3, idAnaObli1_1.0, whole genome shotgun sequence:
aacaGAGACAACTCAAAATAACACCACTaagtgtatacaaaaatttcagaaaaagagtaacaactcaaaaatttgttattttagcgcaactactaaacaaataagaatgaaacaaccgttatattgtttttaatgatattttcgtgcaattacatatttttttccttgttatatattattaatatttacggaaacagtttttcgtctctactgaaaatgttcacattttgagttgttacgctttaacgtaacaagtgcgatatattttacttttattttattacgggTTAAAATTAGAATGGGTGAAATCTACCATCTGGCATAAATATActgcgacaacaacaacaatattccaACAGCTCATAaacccaaaaacaaatttaacccGCTACTTTAACCCACTCACCACACACTTTTCCAGTTACACGTTTTTCGTTCGTAacatagtttttctttttctgttgaTCTACAAatcgttgttgttggtctaccACCACCATCTTGCTTCTACCTGCTACTCGCACTCGGGAGGATATATGTAATTTGCAGAGAATGTTACTGCTAAtgttaacgttctctgtatttTGTTTGTATGAATGCGGCCCAATAACAAATCTGCATATACGAGTACAGAAACCATCgagtactcgtatgtacatacatattttgggactttattttatatgattGTTTGATGTATTTGAGCTGTATGACATTTATTAGAATTTCTATGTAAGCTAATGGTTTTTAATTCAGTTTAGCCGATAGCGACATTGATATACGTTCACTGGCACAGGAAGCTGCAATGGATCTGATACTAAAAGCACCACACAAAATATTGCCGGTTCTGCCAAAATTGATACTTCCACTTAAAAGGGCGTTCAACACGCACGATAAACGAATAATAATATCAGCACTAAAGGTATTGCAGACTATGGTTTTGGTTGGTAGGTTAAAAACCTGATAGTAAATATTAGCAGTCATTAAAATACGACACGTTACACCGCAGGGCCATGTGTTGGTCAAGCACTTGTTCCATATTACCGCCAGCTTTTAGCAGTttgcaatttatataaaaatatcaacgTTAACTTGGGTTCTGGTGTTGATCCTGATCGTAGTCGTCGTATTGGTGATGTAATTGAAGACACCCTGTCTTTGTTGGAGACCTGCGGAGGACCAAACGCCTTCATCAACATCAAATACATGATTCCCACCTATGAGAGTAGTACGCATCCGATATGTACGCCGTCGGCCGGTAAATTTGGTGTTGACGCAACCAAATGAAATAGGCCGAGTTCAAAATAATAGTTATAGAGGTTTATTTACAAGGGGGAAGGAAATTATAAAGTTCAAACAtagcaacatacatacatatatacgcaatATGTACGCAATCAAATACGTTAGCAGCCTTTCTTTGAGCGGACACTCAACACTATTGATTCAAATTCCGCAGTTGGtagatttttatttactatacGCATTTAATTTAGGGAAAATCTatggttttttgatttattaaaatatgtatttagtttaacaTTGGAtgatgtgtacatacatatatttatctgtaatatatttgaaaaaataataaattcaaaatccaAAACTGTTAAaactatgtattttgtttttatttcttcttcttctttttgtttggcgcgataatcgcttaatcaactttggccgaatttaacaaagcgcaccagttggacacaccaagtgaagtcaaacCCTTCTGCACCTGACCTTTCCAACGCtaaggaggcctttctcttccgctgctaccaccagctggtacctcaTCGAATACTCGAATACATAGAGCCGGGAGTCTTTGTATCTATTCGGGCGACATCACCTAACCAACGACTAAAAACGTCTCACTGTCAGCGAGTCACTCTGTCTGTAACCTCACTTGGTATTAAACTGCGCGGAGAGCtatttcccaattctgacgtgGCTGCTGGTTTTGTTCAACTTTATCTCccacagccgtattagtttttcgGAGATATCAaactcagacatcgcggcacacAGGCAATTCCTTTCCCTTGCTGTCGAATACGGCCttgaaaaccacaaaaataTGGCTTgggtcgattctcctttcatgggtattttccaagacttggcgtattgtaaacACCTGGTCAGGTGTGGATGtttcaggtctaaagccacactgaaaaggttcaatcagttggttgatggcaGGCTTCAGTCTTTTGAATTATAGAACTTTGTACGCCATGTTTAAGAGACAAATTCCGCGGTTGTtcgcacagattgcaggatcaacCTTTTTATGAATGGACCACACTTAAACTCCAAAGCATACATTCACCTGACCATATTTAGCATAGAAATAGCGGTACGACAGTCTCGTCGTTAACGTTTGGGGAATCGGGATATTCACATTCGCTGTGGCATCCAAAGTTGTCACTATTCAACACGTTTGAGATGTGTTCCCTTCATAATTGAAGTTTGCTCTAGGCGTCTGAGACCAGACCGCCGACTTTGTGCTTATAGAAAAACGCGCCGATCTTGAAACCTGTAAGccaccgaactttctggtagaattttcgggtgtTTTTCATATTGACCAGCTTTTCTAGCTCTTTGCACTCATGTAATTGAGCAATTGTTTCGTCTTTCTGttaatacgtctctctttctttctcatctcccggtagcgatcccacatggcttaCGATCGCAGCTTGCCCTACAGGGAGTGTCCGTTCTTTCTGCGGCATCGTAatattcctcgtcgtaccaattgtatTTCGGACCCGCAAAAATCGGATATCTTCTTCAGCGGCGGTACGCAGAGAACGAAATGTGGCTTCAATGTTCGTACATGCCGGTTTTTGCGCAGAACTCTCTGAGAGTAGGAGTGACAGTTGAGCGGCGACTCTTTTGGATTTCTGCTGTTTTTCGATGTTGAATATTCTTTGCGAAGTGCAAAgatacacattttttgttgcACAGAGGTGTGTGCGgattttggctgcaacaagataatgatccgagtcgatgttggatcCTCGAATCGTCCGTATATCTTAAACACTGAaagcgtgtcttccatataCCGCATCATTGAACGTGTTTCTCGTAGCTTGATGAAATCTTTTGTGCTGGAATCTGTTGCTGACGACTTCCACGACACAATAGTCTTCTTGCCTTGCATCTCTTGACTGGTGGTGAtgtcagttgttgttgttgttgttgttgttgtagcagcataaacattcttcGTGCATAtgcgaggaatgctgctgaagtgacagtccttggccggatataattcCGGGCCGTTCCGgtgttacgtagaaccgactgtcgtgggaacggcgATGTCAGTCTTTGGTTTTAGTAGAACACCAGCCAGTCGGGCAGAttcaccttccccattaagggatgGACATTCTAGGTGTATTGCTTGAAATCATAGTCCCTCATTCGTTTGCTGTGGTGGTCCTCAGAGTAAGAAGTTCTCGTCCCTTGTACTTTAATTGTTGTTGAATGAAATTCTTTGAAGGAAAACCACACAATTGCTTACGGTTAtgttaattacatacatatgtatatcatttcttttttgttgttgttgtaacagtataAACATTCCTTATAAATGTTTGCAGAATGCTGCAACAAATAAAAGGCTGAAAAATCTGTagtgaaaaagtttaaatagaaacaacttaagggggtcttctggtctccagcgaaaaaaaatcgatttttttttttgcataattttgttgtatgtgtatgcgagaatacgccacagaaaggattttttgaaaatcgcattttttcacatttttctgggcaccgaagtgtaccctcctccggccgttttcatcataaactttatctttaaacgcgtttccccgaaaatcgtgttttttaagcattttggtcacacttttcatagtagttatactccgatttcaatggttttggtcttaaaagattcggaaaacttaccgctaagtttccccgtgcacgatttttgaaattttttttcattccatttttataaccttttaaagttcaaaaaatgagcaaaaaaaaattttttttgcaaattgttgcataacttttgaaaaaaatttaaaaaaaaaaatctgtcacgggaaaacttaaccagggcaactctgaagacaacgcatatctaatttttgctttctgattacccaggtggaaaaaccgtgaccaaaatggagacctgtttcgtttggaggtggacgtcttcagcgccatttcaaggtcgcgggtgttaatttttttcaaagtcaaaaccattttttaaaagccaagacatgtacctttaaaataaaaaaaaaattttttttaaatattcacaggatttgtcacaatcaatccccaaaaaaacccttcatttcagggcctcgagaccagaagacccccttaacatAACAAAAGTGTGCAGCAATACCCAGATAGTAGTATAATTCGAAAATTTCCCGATATATTTATCAGCTGATTAGTGCCTGATTGTCAAACTTAgataatttgtatatttgccTTGACTTCAGCTCGGAAAAActttagtataatgtatatcgctttggaaaaaacggtaaaaagggggtgatagaggggtgtatccccatcttaaaactgaaaacagaacctgccggaggcttatagtttttaagtaatttaatgttaaagttctctaatttagcgcaaagttggtgttgccatacacctgaaatgaaaacgaagttcgcacgcagagatgttcagtggaaggttcattgtaaaactgcagtattttttgctgtaatttaaagttgagaaataattttgaaaataaaaacatacaactcatttaaacttaaaaacaatgatattaagcgtatcacaaaaaatagtaattaaaattaaattaaattaattaacacagtatttttgcgtagaactccttatcgcgtgggcggccttcggccgcgcttcaaaaaaataaccctcatcagtccaactccggctacgcaatccacagtatttttgcgtagaactccttttcgcgtgggcggccttcggccgcgcttcaaaaaaataaccctcatcagtccaactccggctacgcaatgcacagtatttttgcgtaaaactcctttccgtgttaaaaccattgaacccaaaattaaaacgtcatatgcgtgtatgtagtaaggaggcacaataaccccacCCCCAtgattaacactaaactcaagaacttattttttgttttcatttgcaggcatccggcaacaccatactgttggcattccaatcttcttcttattcgcgcttaaaattggaatgtgattgcataggcaaatgaatttgcatttaattttaatagatataattagaatattagcataaaaatcggtaaaaacacgcgtgtgagtgtatatttggtgaattttagtgaaatgttaaaaaatatatagtgtaatgtggcaaattatagtgaagttctcGAGGGCATTttcaatgtaaataattaaaaaattattatttcccgaataatttaaagttataaagagtgttccttaacacctcaatAACATCttcaccaagtttcattaaaaaaaaacattatagtttgccagaaattctaaaatatacattgttctaaattccagccttCAGCTCTTcacaacaaattttcatgacATATAAATTCACGTTGAAGAGAAAATTGCCTGGTAAACTTTGatgagcaaaattttattaaaataggttacttattttatttcagtaaaaTTGTGGtagttgttttttaaatatgtggTAACTGTGGTATAagcgaaaaataatacaaaatgtgGTAgatccaaggtggatttattaaggtgacagcattcacccagctgaatttttcaccgtaggtatggctgacgtcaaaatgatatgctttgtttgcatgtattggtatgtttacattcgtatgtttacatttgcttgctgattttgacgtgatggtttcaccaaacgcaacaacaaatacatgtagggttttacttatatgtgtttgctgtcacctgtaataaattcgccttgggtaGATCTACACAATTGCGGTAAACTGGCAACACTCGTTGTAACTGATATctcaggaagaagaagaagaagctataAACAAACTTTTATCCGTCGAATACAAATTGAGAAgtagaaagtaaataaatatcggTTTTCTATAatgagtacaaatttttttgaaaatggtttacGGCTGGACAGATATAGTGGCGAGGACCTCTTCAGCATGCTTTTGCGCTATGGACTATTCCTAGGCGCAATATTGCAGCTTATTTGTATTGCCTCATCGATTTTACTACCAGCAGCCAATGAAGGGTCGAGCTGTGAAGATGGGAATGAGGTATGGAATTCATGAATATCAATGAAATAGAAAACGTATCTGAAGTGTAAAAtttgtatgttttgttttaaggATTATAAGTTCAGCGGTGAAGTGGGCAATATACGCCGGTTGCATAAATTGCGCAAGCAGGAAAAAAAGAAGCGACGTTGATTTAACATTTCTAGCACAGTAAAATAAGTGAATTTAGATTTATaagcatacatatgaatgtataactAACCTAAGGAAAAATTGTATACCGGCAATTagtaaatttatttgctgataATATCTTTTACATATTTGCTGATCGCACAACGCACACAGATAATGCAAAACAGATGACATGCAATATGAATTATTATATTTCCAAGTTAAGCACCTTAGAGTTaactataaaaatatgtgtgtaagtatgtgcgCTTAAAAATTAACCGCGAACAATGGAATGCATggttcaatacaaatttttttttgtacattacGAGGAAAGCGCCGAATCTAGGAAGATTATCTTacgaaatgaagtaaaaatgtaGGCACATATGCatggatgtacatatatgcgtgtATAGTATATGCACAcacgtatgtacaatatattacatataacaCAAATGTGGGAAATGTTTTACTTTTCGATGATAGTCTTCAAATGacgaattaacaataaatactaaatttaatGTATTCGTGTGCACGAAATGTTCTC
This genomic window contains:
- the LOC129241326 gene encoding parkin coregulated gene protein homolog, translated to MHISGKDCRNIFYRGKKLPLRSVPAFTYQALQKNTIVEPPPRIYIYKKKPVKETMFKMYFRRGDIPVAKRIKGSGEGATGTVKWFCDPKDLDYCYYLPIFVDGLADSDIDIRSLAQEAAMDLILKAPHKILPVLPKLILPLKRAFNTHDKRIIISALKVLQTMVLVGPCVGQALVPYYRQLLAVCNLYKNINVNLGSGVDPDRSRRIGDVIEDTLSLLETCGGPNAFINIKYMIPTYESSTHPICTPSAGKFGVDATK